The genome window TGCATCCGCTCTGCAGACGTCCGCGCCTTGGTGTTTTTATCTTTCAGGTAAAGGCAGTTTTACTGCGAGATGGATTGCTTAAAGTTAAACTGATGTTATGGGTATAAGTTTTCCTGATTTACGGTATTCAGAGATAGTGGGGTGTTTAGCTATTAGTTAAAAGGAGTGTGCTGTTTTATGAGAAGTTCTTATCCTGGGGCCATTGAATTGTCGCCCCACAACTTGCCGGTGTCTGACCCTGGGCCGTTCGGGGTGGGTGCCAATAACAAACCGTCGTATACGACGGACCAGGCGGCCAAACACATCACCCGGGAAAACATGGTGTTTCGGGACCGCAACGATGACCAGAAAGTTGACCTGACCTACACCGTAGACAAGCGTTTCACCGCCCAGCAGCAACACCGCGTGCGCCAGGCCGTGCAGTCCTGGCAGGACGTCGCCAATATCACCTTCAAGGAACAGGCCGGTGGCGCTGATGGCACCGTCAACATCAGGAGCAATCCAGGGGGCGACGGCGGCGTCGCCGCCTGTAGATTCGACGACGGGCACACTGGCCGCGTTAGGCGAGATGATCACGAAGACACTCTCACTGTTGTTGCAGTTATTGCGCACCGCGGCCAGGCCCTGACCCTCCGGCCTGGGGACAACACGGCCCACAAGTCCCGGGGCGGCGGTTCATCAGGGGGTACATTCATGGGTTTTCCAGCATCCGGTAAAACAGCCGTCAGTCAGCCTGACGAATTCTGTGCTTGAGTAAAGATAACTCTGGAGTTGCTTTTATTTAGGCCGGAGCAAGGAGGCTGTGGTGCAAAGCAGGCTATTGATCAAAGAGCTGCAAGAGGCAGGTTGGGTGCTGGATCGGGTGACGGGCAGCCATCAGCTTTTTACCCATCGCTATAACCCGTACACGATACTGGTGCCCCATCCCAGGAAGGATCTGCCCCGGGCACCGTGCGAAGTATCAGGAAACGTGCCGGGCTGTTTTCGTTTTAGGACGGTTTAAGGAGATTTTCCATGCAATACCCAATCTGTATCGAATGGGGCGATGACTTTGTCGCCACCGGTATTCAGATCCCCGATATTCCAGGTGCCGTGACCGCCGGGGACAGTTTTGAAGAGGCCTACAACGCGGCGGTTGAAGTCGCGCACATCCTGTTGCAGGAGATCGCCGCAGAAGGCCGGGTGATTCCGATGCCAACGTCGGTGGCCGCCCATCATGACAATGAGGAATACGCCGGCATGGGCTGGGGGATGTTGGAACTCGACATTTCGCCGTATCTGGGCAAGACCGAGAAGGTCAACGTGACCTTGCCCGGCTACGTGATCCAGCGTATCGACCGCTATGTGCGCGAGCACAAAGTAAAAAGCCGCTCGTCATTTCTGGCGGATGCGGCTTTGGAGAAGTTGGTGCGGTTGTAGTTGGATTAGGCGGTGGCCACCGCCCCTTGCCGCGATGCACTCAGGAACCGCAACAACGCCACCAGCGGGAACGCACTGCCCACCAGCATCACGCCCAGCCAGCCGCCGTGTTCATACACGCTGCTGGCAATCGCCGAGCCGAAGGCGCCGCCGATGAAAATGCTGGTCATGTACAGCGCGTTCAGGCGGCTGCGGCTGTTGGCGTCAAGGGCGTAGATGGCGCGCTGGCCGAGGACCATGTTCATCTGCACGCAGAAGTCCAGGACTACACCGGTCACCGCCAGGCCGATCACGCTGTACAACGGGTGCACAAACGCCGGCAGGAAGCTCAACGCGGCGAACAGCATGGCCAGCAGCGAGGCGCGGTGCGTGTGACCGGCGTCGGCGAGGCGCCCGGCGATGGGGGCGGCAATAGCGCCCAGGGCGCCAACGAGGGCAAACAGTGCGATCTCGCTTTGGCTCAGGCCGTGATTGCGCGCCAGTTCCAGCGGGGCAGCCGTCCAGAACAGGCTGAACGTGGCGAACATGCAGCCTTGGTAAAACGCCCGTTGGCGCAATACCGGTTGCTGGCGCAGCAGGGTGCCGAGCGAGCGCAGCAGTTGGCCGTAGCTGGCGCTGTGGTCGGGTTGCCGTTTGGGGATGGTCAGCAACAGCACCACGCTGATAAATGCCATCAACGCGGCGGCGGCCATGAACATCGCACGCCAGCCGAAATGGTCGGCCACGACGCTGGACACCGGCCGTGCCAGCAGGATACCGAGCAGCAGCCCGCCCATGATGCTGCCGACCACCCGGCCACGGGATTCGGCAGGTGCCAGGTGCGCGGCCAGCGGGATCAGAATTTGCACCGAGACGGAACTGAAACCGATCAGCAGCGATACGAGCAGGAACAGATTCGGTTGCTCGGTAAACGCTGCGCCCAACAGGCTGGCGATGGCCACCACGGTGGTGGCAATCATCAGTTTTCGGTTTTCCAGCAGGTCGCCCAGCGGCACCAGGAAGAACAGGCCAAGCGCGTAGCCGATTTGTGTCAGCGACACAATCAGGCTGGCCATCGCCGGGGTCAGGCCGATGTCCGGCGCAATCAACTCGATGATCGGTTGGGCATAGTAGATGTTGGCCACAATGGCGCCGCAACAGAACGCAAACAACATCACCATGCCTCGGGTCATGGTGCTCGCAGCGTGTGGGGTAGCGTTCATGGAGTTCTCGTTAAAGCGTAGGAAGAAGGCATGCGAGAGTAAAGGCATCGCCGCGGCCGGAGTAGAGCGCTCGCAGTGATATCACTCATGCTGGAAATTAATGACTGAAACGTTAACTTTCGGGTCGTACGGCAATGATACATTCAGCCACAACTGCCGAAACAGGAAATCCACGTTCATGAAGATCACGTTGAACAAGATGCTCATGGCTTCAACCCTCGCCGCGGCCATGGCGATTGGCTTGGCCAATGCCGCTGAAGCCCCGCGTGTGGGTGTGCGCGGCGCCATCACCGCGATGGACGGCGACGCGATGCAGGTCAAGGTCAGCAGCGGTGAGGACGTCACCGTGCACTTGACCAACGCCACCCAGGTACGCGCCGTCACCCTGGCCAAGATCGATGAGATCAAGCCTGGCAGCTACATCGGTTCCGCTGCCATGCCCAACGCCGACGGCACCCTCACGGCGCTGGAAGTGCACGTGTTTCCACCGGCGATGGCCGGCACGGGCGACGGGCATCGTGCGTTTGATTTGAAAGAGGGCAGCAGCATGACCAACGGCACCGTCGGTGACCTGGTGGTCAGCCACGGGCGCACCCTGACGGTGAAGTACAAAGGCGGTGAGCAGAAGATTGTGGTGCCGGATGATGTGCCGATCGTCAACCTGGAACCGGGGGATCGCAGCTTGCTCAAACCGGGCGTGAAGGTGGTGCTGTTTGCGGCCCAAGGCGCGGACGGAACGATCACCGCTCAGGCGATTTCTGCCGGCAAGGATGGCGTGACGCCGCCGATGTAACTGGCGGGCAGAGCGCCCAATGTGGGAGCGGGCTTGCTCGCAAAGGCGGAGTGTCAGTCACCGAATCAATCGACTGAACCCCCGCCTTTGCGAGCAAGCCCGCTCGCACTTTTTTTACCGTGTTTGTTCAGTTATCACTGACCGGAATAGATCTGGTCAAAGACCCCACCGTCATTGAAGTGGGTTTTCTGCACGGTGCGCCAGTCCCCGAAGGTCTTCTCGACCGACAGGAAGTCGACTTTAGGGAAACGGTCGGTGTACTTGGCCAGCACTGCCGGGTCACGTGGACGCAGGTAGTTGTTGGCAGCAATTTCCTGGCCTTCCGGCGACCACAGGTATTTCAGGTATTCCTCGGCAGCCACTTTGGTGCCTTTCTTCTCGACCACTTTGTCGACGATCGACACCGGCGGCTCAGCTTCAGCGGAAACGCTTGGGTAGATCACTTCGAACTGATCACGGCCGAATTCACGGGCGATCATTTCGGCTTCGTTTTCAAACGTCACCAGCACGTCGCCGATCTGGTTGGTCATGAACGTGGTGGTCGCCGCACGGCCACCGGTGTCCAGCACGGGCGCGTGTTTGAACAGGTCGCCGACAAACTTCTTGGCCTTTTCCTCGTCGCCGCCGTTCTTCAGCACATAACCCCAGGCCGACAGGTAGGTGTAGCGCCCATTACCGGAGGTCTTCGGGTTAGGCACGATGACTTGCACACCATCCTTGAGCAAATCCGGCCAGTCTTTCAGGGCTTTCGGGTTGCCTTTACGCACGATGAACACCGTGGCCGAGGTGAACGGCGCGCTGTTGTTCGGCAGGCGGGTCACCCAGTTGTCCGGCACCAGTTTGCCGTTGTCCGCCAGGGCGTTGATGTCGGTGGCCATGTTCATGGTGATGACGTCAGCCGGCAGGCCATCGATCACGGAACGGGCCTGTTTGCTGGAGCCGCCGAAGGACATTTGCAGGGTCAGTTTGTCGTTGGGGTGCTCGGCTTCCCAGTGTTTCTGGAAGGCGGCGTTGTAGTCCTTGTAGAAATCGCGCATTACGTCATACGAGACGTTGAGCAGTGTGACGGGGGCGGCCTGAACGGCGCCCGCCAGGGCTAGGCCGGCGGCCAGGAGAGACGCGCTAACAAGTTTTTTCACTGCTCATTCCTTGTTGTTCGAGAAGGTTGTTGATTGAGTGAGGGCAATTTGCCAGCGACTATAGCCGGGCTTGCATAGACGTTTAAAGATTAAAACGAACTTTGCTTATTCCACTTTATGAAACAAGTTACTGCCGCAGCGCGAGCAAAATGCCGCGTTGGGTTCGTGGCTGTCTTTCTTGCACACCGGGCAGGCGTGTTGCAGTTGTTCACCGCGCATTGCACTGGCCAGCTCGGCGGTGAAAATCCCGGTGGGCACGGCGATGATCGAGTAACCGGTGATCATCACCAGCGACGAAATCACCTGGCCCAGCGGGGTCTTCGGCACGATGTCGCCAAAGCCTACGGTGGTGAGGGTCACGATCGCCCAATAGATGCCCTTGGGAATGCTGGTGAACCCGTGTTCCGGGCCTTCAATCACATACATCAGGGTGCCGAATACCGTCACCAGGGTGCACACGCTGACCAGGAACACCACGATCTTCTGTTTGCTGCCGCGCAGCGCCGCCATCAGGTAGTTGGCTTGCTTGAGGTAGGGGCTGAGCTTGAGCACGCGGAAAATCCGCAGCATCCGAATGATGCGGATGATCAGCAGGTATTGGGCGTCGCTGTAATACAGCGCGAGGATGCCCGGCACGATGGCCAGCAAGTCCACCAGGCCATAAAAGCTGAAGGCATAGCGCAACGGTTTGGGCGAGCAGTACAGCCGCAAGCCGTACTCAATGGCGAAGATAACGGTGAAGCCCCATTCGATGTAGGCCAGCACATCGGCATAGTTCTGGTGGATTTCGTCGATGCTGTCGAGCATCACGATCACAATGCTGGCAAGAATGATCAGTAGCAGGATGCCGTCAAAGCGCCGCCCGGCTGCGGTGTCGCTCTGGAATACCATGACATAGAGGCGCTGACGCCAGTCGCTGTTGCTGTCCATAAAACCCGCCTGAATCGAATATCGAGCAAGCCTAGGGGGATTCGAACGGGCTGTCCACGCGGGCTTTGAACATCCGCTGCGTGGCGCGCACCAGCCAGCAGGCGAGGATAAACGGCGCAGTCAGCGCAGGCAGGTGCAAGGCGGCAAACCCCGGCGTGAGGATGATCGCCAGCAGGATACCCAACAGTGGCAGCCACGGCTGGCGGCGAGATTGGCTCAAGGCCAGTGCTGCCAGGGCCGGGTTGTAGCTGTACAGGCCGAGGAGGGCGCTGGCGGGTTCATCGAGCAGTAAAGCGACCAGCACGCCGGCGGTGGCGCCAATCAAGGCCCACAGGGCGGCGCGACGGTTGGCCAACACCAGGCCGACGGCAATCAAGACTCCCGCCAGTGGTTGGTCCAGCAGCATGACTTTCGCAAGGCCGGTAAAGGGCGCACTGACCACAGACAGAACGTCGGGCGCAACCAGGGCGAACGTAGGTTGAGGCGCGCTGCCGATCAGCAGCCAACCCAGGCCGACGAAGGGCGCGGTGTACGCAGACAAGTCATCCGGCTGGCGGGCATGTTTTAACCATTGCCGCGTGAGCATCGCACTCAGGCCGCCGCACGCCAGGATCAACGGCGGCAATAAGGCCGACCAAGCGAAATGCTGGCTGATCAACAAGCCCAGCAGCACACCGTTATAACTATAAAGGCCGGCCTGACGTTCCGCCTTGGGATAGCCCCGGCGCTGGGCCGTGAGCAACCCGGCCACGCCACCCAACAGTGCCCCGCCGAGCAAGGTCGGGGCGCCGATCAGGATGGCCAGCAGGCACAGCAGGCCGCACAGCGGCTGGCGCTGCAGGAAGATCTGGCTGAAGCCATTGAGCAGGGCTTCAGCCCAGTCGGGGCAGGGTTGGTTGGGCATGGTGAGTGAGTCTGAGGGACCGAGTTGCCCCCTTCGCGAGCAAGCCCGCTCCCACATTCGACCGAGTTGTCATGTCGAACAGTGATCAAAATGTGGGAGCGGGCTTGCTCGCGAAGGGGCCCTTACAGGCGCTAGATCAACGTCTCGATGCGCAGCGAGTTGGTCGACCCCGGCTGCCCAAACGGCACCCCCGCAGTAATCACCAACGTATCCCCGCGCTGCGCCATCCCTTGGGCCTGGGCAATTTCCAGCGCGGTGGAACACACCTCATCCACCTGGCGCAGCCGATCATTGACCACCGAATGCACGCCCCACGCCAGGCTCAAACGCCGGGCGGTGGACAGGTTCGGCGTAAGGTTGAGGATCGGGGCCACCGGGCGCTCCCGCGCCGCGCGCAGGCTGGAGCTGCCGGACTCGCTGTAGTTCACCAGCACCGCCACCGGCAGGATGCTGCTGATACGCCGGATCGCGCAGCTGATCGCGTCCGACACCGTGGCGTCGGCCTTGGGCCGGCTCACGTCCAGTTGCGTTTGGTAATCCGGGCCGTTTTCCACCTGGCGGATGATCTTGCTCATCATCTGCACGGCTTCCAGCGGGTATTCGCCCGAGGCGGTTTCCGCCGACAGCATCACCGCGTCCGCGCCTTCGGCCACGGCATTGGCCACATCCGTCACTTCGGCGCGGGTCGGTGCTGGAGAAAACCGCATGGATTCGAGCATCTGCGTGGCCACGACCACCGGTTTGCCCAATTGGCGGCAGGTGCTGATGATGTCTTTCTGGATTTGCGGCACGCTTTCGGCGGGCACTTCAACACCCAGGTCGCCTCTGGCCACCATGATTGCATCGCTCAGTTCGGCGATTGCCTGCAAGCGCTGCACGGCTGAGGGTTTTTCGATTTTGGCCATCAGAAACGCCTTGTCACCGATCAGCTCGCGGGCCTCGCGGATATCTTCCGGGCGTTGTACGAATGACAGCGCCACCCAGTCCACACCCAGCTCCAGGCCGAAGCTCAGGTCGCGGCGGTCTTTGGCGGTCAATGGGCTGAGTTCCAACAGGGCTTGTGGGACATTCACGCCTTTGCGGTCGGACAATTCGCCGCCATTCAGCACGGTGGTGTCGATGGCCCCGGCGTGTTTGGTGATGACCCGCAGGCGCAACTTGCCGTCGTCCAACAGCAGGTCCATGCCCGGCTCCAGCGCGGCGATGATTTCCGGGTGCGGCAGGTTGACCCGGCACTGATCGCCCGGTGTCGGGTCCAGGTCCAGGCGCAGGGCCTGGCCGCGCACCAGTTGCACCTTGCCCTCGGCAAACTGCCCGACCCGCAATTTTGGCCCCTGCAGGTCCATCAGGATGCCCAGCGGGTAATTCAGCTGGCGCTCCACTTGGCGAATCCACTGGTAGCGCTGGGCGTGATCGGCATGGTCGCCGTGGCTGAAGTTGAGGCGGAAGATATTCACCCCGGCTTGCACCAGCTCGCGGATGTCATCGATGCCGTCGGTGGCGGGGCCGAGGGTGGCGAGGATTTTGACCTTCTTGTCAGGCGTCATGGTGGGCAGTCTCGAGAATCAGGATGGCGCGGAAGTCATTGACGTTGGTGCGCGTCGGCTCGGTAACGATCAAACCGTCGAGCGCGGCGAAATAGCCGTAGCCATTGTTGTTATCCAGCTCGTCGCTGGCCGACAAGCCCAAGGCCTCGGCGCGGGCGTAGCTGGTCGGGGTCATGATCGCCCCGGCGTTGTCTTCCGAACCGTCAATGCCGTCGGTGTCCCCGGCCAGGGCGTACACGCCGGGCAGGCCTTTCAGGCTGTCGGTCAGGCTCAGCAGGAATTCGGCGTTGCGCCCGCCACGGCCGTTGCCGCGCACGGTGACGGTGGTTTCACCGCCGGACAGAATCACGCACGGC of Pseudomonas fluorescens contains these proteins:
- a CDS encoding sulfate ABC transporter substrate-binding protein, translating into MKKLVSASLLAAGLALAGAVQAAPVTLLNVSYDVMRDFYKDYNAAFQKHWEAEHPNDKLTLQMSFGGSSKQARSVIDGLPADVITMNMATDINALADNGKLVPDNWVTRLPNNSAPFTSATVFIVRKGNPKALKDWPDLLKDGVQVIVPNPKTSGNGRYTYLSAWGYVLKNGGDEEKAKKFVGDLFKHAPVLDTGGRAATTTFMTNQIGDVLVTFENEAEMIAREFGRDQFEVIYPSVSAEAEPPVSIVDKVVEKKGTKVAAEEYLKYLWSPEGQEIAANNYLRPRDPAVLAKYTDRFPKVDFLSVEKTFGDWRTVQKTHFNDGGVFDQIYSGQ
- a CDS encoding urea transporter, with amino-acid sequence MPNQPCPDWAEALLNGFSQIFLQRQPLCGLLCLLAILIGAPTLLGGALLGGVAGLLTAQRRGYPKAERQAGLYSYNGVLLGLLISQHFAWSALLPPLILACGGLSAMLTRQWLKHARQPDDLSAYTAPFVGLGWLLIGSAPQPTFALVAPDVLSVVSAPFTGLAKVMLLDQPLAGVLIAVGLVLANRRAALWALIGATAGVLVALLLDEPASALLGLYSYNPALAALALSQSRRQPWLPLLGILLAIILTPGFAALHLPALTAPFILACWLVRATQRMFKARVDSPFESP
- a CDS encoding zinc metalloprotease; translated protein: MRSSYPGAIELSPHNLPVSDPGPFGVGANNKPSYTTDQAAKHITRENMVFRDRNDDQKVDLTYTVDKRFTAQQQHRVRQAVQSWQDVANITFKEQAGGADGTVNIRSNPGGDGGVAACRFDDGHTGRVRRDDHEDTLTVVAVIAHRGQALTLRPGDNTAHKSRGGGSSGGTFMGFPASGKTAVSQPDEFCA
- a CDS encoding DUF5666 domain-containing protein, with the protein product MKITLNKMLMASTLAAAMAIGLANAAEAPRVGVRGAITAMDGDAMQVKVSSGEDVTVHLTNATQVRAVTLAKIDEIKPGSYIGSAAMPNADGTLTALEVHVFPPAMAGTGDGHRAFDLKEGSSMTNGTVGDLVVSHGRTLTVKYKGGEQKIVVPDDVPIVNLEPGDRSLLKPGVKVVLFAAQGADGTITAQAISAGKDGVTPPM
- a CDS encoding ion transporter, with protein sequence MDSNSDWRQRLYVMVFQSDTAAGRRFDGILLLIILASIVIVMLDSIDEIHQNYADVLAYIEWGFTVIFAIEYGLRLYCSPKPLRYAFSFYGLVDLLAIVPGILALYYSDAQYLLIIRIIRMLRIFRVLKLSPYLKQANYLMAALRGSKQKIVVFLVSVCTLVTVFGTLMYVIEGPEHGFTSIPKGIYWAIVTLTTVGFGDIVPKTPLGQVISSLVMITGYSIIAVPTGIFTAELASAMRGEQLQHACPVCKKDSHEPNAAFCSRCGSNLFHKVE
- a CDS encoding MFS transporter; this encodes MNATPHAASTMTRGMVMLFAFCCGAIVANIYYAQPIIELIAPDIGLTPAMASLIVSLTQIGYALGLFFLVPLGDLLENRKLMIATTVVAIASLLGAAFTEQPNLFLLVSLLIGFSSVSVQILIPLAAHLAPAESRGRVVGSIMGGLLLGILLARPVSSVVADHFGWRAMFMAAAALMAFISVVLLLTIPKRQPDHSASYGQLLRSLGTLLRQQPVLRQRAFYQGCMFATFSLFWTAAPLELARNHGLSQSEIALFALVGALGAIAAPIAGRLADAGHTHRASLLAMLFAALSFLPAFVHPLYSVIGLAVTGVVLDFCVQMNMVLGQRAIYALDANSRSRLNALYMTSIFIGGAFGSAIASSVYEHGGWLGVMLVGSAFPLVALLRFLSASRQGAVATA
- a CDS encoding type II toxin-antitoxin system HicB family antitoxin is translated as MQYPICIEWGDDFVATGIQIPDIPGAVTAGDSFEEAYNAAVEVAHILLQEIAAEGRVIPMPTSVAAHHDNEEYAGMGWGMLELDISPYLGKTEKVNVTLPGYVIQRIDRYVREHKVKSRSSFLADAALEKLVRL
- the pyk gene encoding pyruvate kinase; translated protein: MTPDKKVKILATLGPATDGIDDIRELVQAGVNIFRLNFSHGDHADHAQRYQWIRQVERQLNYPLGILMDLQGPKLRVGQFAEGKVQLVRGQALRLDLDPTPGDQCRVNLPHPEIIAALEPGMDLLLDDGKLRLRVITKHAGAIDTTVLNGGELSDRKGVNVPQALLELSPLTAKDRRDLSFGLELGVDWVALSFVQRPEDIREARELIGDKAFLMAKIEKPSAVQRLQAIAELSDAIMVARGDLGVEVPAESVPQIQKDIISTCRQLGKPVVVATQMLESMRFSPAPTRAEVTDVANAVAEGADAVMLSAETASGEYPLEAVQMMSKIIRQVENGPDYQTQLDVSRPKADATVSDAISCAIRRISSILPVAVLVNYSESGSSSLRAARERPVAPILNLTPNLSTARRLSLAWGVHSVVNDRLRQVDEVCSTALEIAQAQGMAQRGDTLVITAGVPFGQPGSTNSLRIETLI